TTATCTGTAACAGTAATGCAGATTCATTGCGTTTTAAGGCTTTAGTCAGTGATTTAATGTCAGTTACACGGCGTTGATTCGCGCCAACAATAAGATCGCCGACTCTTAAACCACTACCCGCAGCAATCGAGTTTCCCGACACCTGTGTAACAACAACACCATTACCATCATTATCATTTTCAAAGCGCACACCTTCTAGCAATGAATGTAGTCCTTCATTCGTAATCGCCGTCTCCTGTGGAGCGGCAATTAAAACAGTTAACTGTTTCTCTTCACCCTCTCGTAAAATGGTTACCTGTACGCTGTCACCTATATTTTTCACACCAATAAGGCTGCGTAATTGTCCCGTGGAAGTGGTATTTTTACCATCAACCATGACGATAACATCCCCTGCCCGCAACCCCGCTTTTTCCGCAGGCATCCCCTTAGCAACATCGCTGATCAACACCCCTGCTTGGCCATTTTCAAGCGCAAAAGCATCGCGTAGATCAGGTGTAATATCTTGGATTGCAACCCCTATTTGACCACGGCGAACCTCACCATGTGCTAAAATCTGTACCATACTTGCCTTGGCCATATTGCTCGGAATGGCAAAGCCAATACCAACATTACCTCCGGCTGGGGCAATGATAGCAGTATTGATACCAACCAGCTCACCCGCGAGATTAACTAGCGCGCCACCTGAATTTCCCGGATTGATAGACGCGTCGGTTTGGATAAAGTTTTCATAGCCTTCTAGCCCTAATCCAGTTCGCCCTAGTGCACTAACGATACCCGTAGTAACGGTTTGCCCTAAGCCAAAGGGGTTACCGATAGCAATCACAAAGTCACCAACATCAATGGCTGATGAATCGGCAATTTTCACCTCCGTTAAGCGATCTGCTTCTATTTCTAATATTGCAATATCTAAATCAGGGTCAACTCCCATCAAATTTGCTTGATAACTTCGCCCATCAAGTAACGAAACGCGTATCTCATCGGCATCTTTAATCACATGGTAATTGGTCATTACCACGCCTTTACTAGCATCCACAATAACCCCAGAGCCTGCACTTTGCTGACGCCTATTTTGCTTACCTTCTGGCATTTGCTGTTGATCAGGCAAATTAAAAAAGTGTCTAAAGAAGGGATCATTTAATAGTGGGTTAACTTGCTGTGGTTTTGTTGAGTAAGTAGAGATGTTAACCACCGCAGGACTTATCTGTTTTAAAATAGGTGACAAGGAAGGGAAAGGCTTCCCGTCTGCAGTGATATTCGGAATAGTTGCAACGGCGACCTGAGAAATTAGGCCAATAAAAACAGCAAATAGTGTTAACGAAATTTTCTTCATTTTTAAAAGTCCTATCATGATTTGTGATCATTAAAAAAAACATGCTAAAAGTACACTATAGAGGCGTTATTCATCCTCGGTAAATGAAATAATAAAATGGTCAATTATCTCTGTCAATTGGATGAAACATTCGTCGCTAGTCCCCATCGAAATAAATTGCTGATATAAAAGTGACTGGTTGAAGGAGAGTTAAGCAATACCCATAATGGAGTAATCTCCGTTATTTTAAACATTTTTTCTGATTATCTTATTCTATAGTGCTAGATTTAACACTCCATCGTATACATGAAACGTATCAACAGCCATTTTCAGTTCGGAGTAATTATGAAATTAGAATCACTTGCGTTACACCATGGTTATCAATCAGAGGCGACCACTAAAGCAGCTGCCGTGCCAATCTATCAAACCACGTCTTACACCTTTGATGACACACAGCACGGCGCAGATTTATTCGATTTAAAAGTCCCTGGCAATATTTATACCCGCATTATGAATCCCACCACCGATGTTTTAGAGAAACGTGTTGCGGAAATGGAGGGGGGTATCGCCGCATTAGCTGTTGCTTCAGGCATGTCTGCAATCACTTATGCCATTCAATGTATTTGCGAAGTAGGTACAAACATAGTTAGCACTAGCCAACTCTATGGTGGCACTTATAACCTTTTTGCACACTCATTCCCTAAACAGGGTATTGAAACACGAATGGTCTCCTTTGATGATTACCAAGGTTTCGCCGATGCAATAGATGAAAATACACGCGCTATTTTTTGCGAATCAATAGGTAACCCTGCCGGCAACATTGTTGATATTAAAAAATTGGCCGAGATTGCCCATCAACATGGCTTACCGCTGATTGTCGATAATACAGTAGCAACGCCTGTATTATGTCGTCCATTTGAATTTGGCGCGGATATTGTGGTGCACTCTTTAACGAAATATATCGGTGGTCACGGCACATCCATTGGCGGCATTATTGTTGACTCAGGCAAGTTTGATTGGGTTGCCAATAAACAACGTTTCGCTGTGATGAATGAGCCAGATCCCTCGTACCATGATGTTGTTTATACTGAAGCCTTTGGTCCGGCTGCTTATATCGGACGTTGTCGTGTTGTACCACTTCGTAATACCGGGGCTGCAATTTCACCGATGAACTCATTCCAAATACTACAGGGCTTAGAGACTTTGTGCCTGCGTATGGAGCGACACTGTGAAAATGCAGTCAAATTGGCAACCTATTTAAGCAATCACGATAAGGTAGAATGGGTAAATTATGCAGCCCTAGAAAGCAGCCAATATCATGAAACCTGCCAAAAAATTTGCTCAGGCAAAGCATCGGGTATATTAAGCTTTGGTATCAAAGGAGGCTCAGAGGCAGGAGGCAAGTTTATTGATGCCTTAAAAATGATATTACGTTTAGTTAATATCGGTGACGCTAAATCCCTTGCCTGCCACCCTGCTTCAACGACACATAGACAGCTTAATGCCGCAGAGTTAAAAGCAGCGGGTGTTAGCGAAGAGCTTATACGTATTTCCGTCGGTATTGAGAATATCGATGATATCATTGCCGATGTAGAGCAAGCGCTCGCGGCGGTTTAAATTTAGGCGTTCAAATTTAAGCCGTAACGATTTCGTTGCGGCTTATTATCAGGAGAACACAATGCAAGACACGCAAGCATTAAGCGATGCAATCAACCAAGTTATGCCCTTTGGGAAGTATGCGGGTCGTAAACTTATCCATTTACCAGAGCCCTATCTTGTCTGGTTTTATAGTAAAGGTTTTCCGCAAGGAAAATTAGGTGAACAACTTGCTTTAATGTATGAGGTAAAACTAAACGGGCTAGAGAAAATGCTTGCCCCACTAATCAAGCAATAAAATAGCATGACACAGATCACACCAATTTCACATAAAATATCAGCAAACAGGCTGAAAGACCTATTTTAACTGAGCTTATAAGCTACGCCCCCTAATAAAAACAGAAAACTACGCCCTACCACATAAAGTACAGCAATTCATAATGAAATTTATTCTTTTTTGCCACGATCCCTGATCGATTATAAATTTACATTTTACTTGTACCATGACGGGTAGAGTGTGATCTATAACCGCTTGAGATTTCAATGACTATGCTTTAATAACGTACTTTTTATTTATATATCAATTAAGGTACTTACTATTATGTTACGGAAATCTCTAGTAGCTCTATCGGTGACCGCATTATTGTCAGCTTGTGCTGGTGGTGCAGGAGAATCTACTCAAGCTAATAACACGGAGGCGGCTAACGCTCCCTATAGTGTCAATATTACCGCTGCTAAAGCAGCGTCGGACAACCACTTAGTCTGTAATCAGCCCGAAAGTAACAATGCAGCCTGTAATTTGCGTATGTATCAAGTTATGGTGGAATCATTTATCGATGCAGATAGTAATGCCGATTATGGAACAGGTTACGGTACAAGCCATCATAAAGGTGATATAGCCGGTGTCACTGCATCATTGGATTATATTAAATCGTTAGGTATGAATACCGTTTGGTTAACACCGATATTTGAATCGATTCCTATAGATGGACAAACAGAATGGATAGATAGACTCGATGCAACGGGTTATTTTACCAGCAACTATTTCAAAATAGATCCAAAATTTGGAACACTAGAACAGGCTAAAGAGTTAGTTAAAAAAGCACATGAAAAAGGCATGTATGTCATTTTTGATGGTGTGTTTGGTCACCATAAAGGTAATGTTGTTAAATCACCTCAGGGTCGTTTACCTACTATCGGTGCTCCAGTTGGTAATGTCGGATTTGAAGCCAAATATCCAGAAGACTTAGCGTTTTATAAAGAAGTTGCAACCTACTGGGTCAATGAGCTACAAATTGATGGCTGGCGTTTAGATCAAGCTTATCAAGTTCCAGTTTCACAATGGACGGAAATTCGTAAAGCCGTAGAAGAGGCATCAGCAACACAAACCTATAAATTAGCAGGTAAAGAGGTCAATCCTCTTGGCTACATGGTCGCAGAAATCTGGCGTACAGGTGCCAACGACATCGCAGCACAGGGATATGGTCCAGAGGATGATCCGGCACTGCCATCAGCATTTGATTTCCCTGTACGTTATTCAGTTGTACAGACTTTTGCTGTCGATGAGAACAGTGGCGGCAAACGCCCAGCAACCCATTTAGATGAGGCACTATTCTCACATGTTTCCTATCCATCTCATGCGATGCCAAATTTAATGCTAGGTAATCATGATTTAGTGCGCTTTGGTGATTTACTACAACGTGGCTTTATCGCTGACCCAAGTGA
This window of the Psychromonas sp. MME1 genome carries:
- a CDS encoding Do family serine endopeptidase, which encodes MKKISLTLFAVFIGLISQVAVATIPNITADGKPFPSLSPILKQISPAVVNISTYSTKPQQVNPLLNDPFFRHFFNLPDQQQMPEGKQNRRQQSAGSGVIVDASKGVVMTNYHVIKDADEIRVSLLDGRSYQANLMGVDPDLDIAILEIEADRLTEVKIADSSAIDVGDFVIAIGNPFGLGQTVTTGIVSALGRTGLGLEGYENFIQTDASINPGNSGGALVNLAGELVGINTAIIAPAGGNVGIGFAIPSNMAKASMVQILAHGEVRRGQIGVAIQDITPDLRDAFALENGQAGVLISDVAKGMPAEKAGLRAGDVIVMVDGKNTTSTGQLRSLIGVKNIGDSVQVTILREGEEKQLTVLIAAPQETAITNEGLHSLLEGVRFENDNDGNGVVVTQVSGNSIAAGSGLRVGDLIVGANQRRVTDIKSLTKALKRNESALLLQINRNGGSFFIVIK
- a CDS encoding aminotransferase class I/II-fold pyridoxal phosphate-dependent enzyme; this encodes MKLESLALHHGYQSEATTKAAAVPIYQTTSYTFDDTQHGADLFDLKVPGNIYTRIMNPTTDVLEKRVAEMEGGIAALAVASGMSAITYAIQCICEVGTNIVSTSQLYGGTYNLFAHSFPKQGIETRMVSFDDYQGFADAIDENTRAIFCESIGNPAGNIVDIKKLAEIAHQHGLPLIVDNTVATPVLCRPFEFGADIVVHSLTKYIGGHGTSIGGIIVDSGKFDWVANKQRFAVMNEPDPSYHDVVYTEAFGPAAYIGRCRVVPLRNTGAAISPMNSFQILQGLETLCLRMERHCENAVKLATYLSNHDKVEWVNYAALESSQYHETCQKICSGKASGILSFGIKGGSEAGGKFIDALKMILRLVNIGDAKSLACHPASTTHRQLNAAELKAAGVSEELIRISVGIENIDDIIADVEQALAAV
- a CDS encoding DUF3820 family protein, with amino-acid sequence MQDTQALSDAINQVMPFGKYAGRKLIHLPEPYLVWFYSKGFPQGKLGEQLALMYEVKLNGLEKMLAPLIKQ
- a CDS encoding alpha-amylase family glycosyl hydrolase, coding for MLRKSLVALSVTALLSACAGGAGESTQANNTEAANAPYSVNITAAKAASDNHLVCNQPESNNAACNLRMYQVMVESFIDADSNADYGTGYGTSHHKGDIAGVTASLDYIKSLGMNTVWLTPIFESIPIDGQTEWIDRLDATGYFTSNYFKIDPKFGTLEQAKELVKKAHEKGMYVIFDGVFGHHKGNVVKSPQGRLPTIGAPVGNVGFEAKYPEDLAFYKEVATYWVNELQIDGWRLDQAYQVPVSQWTEIRKAVEEASATQTYKLAGKEVNPLGYMVAEIWRTGANDIAAQGYGPEDDPALPSAFDFPVRYSVVQTFAVDENSGGKRPATHLDEALFSHVSYPSHAMPNLMLGNHDLVRFGDLLQRGFIADPSEPEYWTRHKAAFSFMAAYSGPITLYYGEEIGDQVPDFEAMYSNCDGSSGLCDDHVARSSATIEGLATTVGGEIAVLNEQQSDLKNYVSSLMAMRAANPALYNGSRTHIYSDNNVYVDRKDAGNNHVLYLVNTKDKEAIITLKGDALGSVGNLTNLLDKQTVKLVTGQYQITLAPLSAAFYNIDSPSKKGPVFTKKVASLTGTGDLAKCDAPTIKGDKGPLGKTMWIRGTYKGGDGFNATPASHKFTYKGNNIYQVVVEEKSASAFAFKFAAADWSSEFAVKKSKAVIIGQEQPIMTASGYGTESPIKIPEPGTYVYSFKVEKGLHKGTMMVSKCK